The Sorangiineae bacterium MSr11367 genome window below encodes:
- a CDS encoding ATP-grasp domain-containing protein has translation MNILILHRVPYPRIEYHRGIDHTLHNVTYFGKREILASLPADLRCTAVERPGKNSALEEARAWLTEYPQDFDRVISMSEYELLDAAHLRDWLGVDGAPVGQVLLARDKVLMKGAVARAGLRVPRFLPLPELIRREGKAPWSGPTVLKPHSGASSVDVVVFDDPSKIHAAWVEKRSGVSKLDQDSADPSLFEVEEFLDGPILHFDGLVEQGKVLTLSASEYIGTCLEYARGLPIGSYQIELSEDMRDWVGRALDAVDIHNGSFHLEAIVHQGERVFLEVGNRVGGADVVPTFELATGIHLPSQELRILLQDTVEGTLPPPPKDRQWYGWFAFPGHQLSGHLFNGFDGADALRRSSSVVTWNELPLGKALPKDVTYSAHEAPLAGMVATSSPAETRRWIVRLFQSLRMRTASPHIGRGGSDSSVSEMPLGSS, from the coding sequence ATGAACATCCTCATTCTCCATCGCGTGCCGTATCCTCGAATCGAGTACCACCGCGGTATCGACCACACGTTGCACAATGTCACGTACTTCGGTAAGCGAGAAATTCTCGCCAGCCTTCCCGCCGATCTGCGCTGCACGGCCGTCGAGCGACCGGGAAAAAACTCCGCATTGGAGGAGGCGCGCGCCTGGCTGACCGAATACCCGCAGGATTTCGACCGGGTCATTTCGATGTCGGAGTACGAATTGCTCGACGCTGCACACTTGCGCGACTGGCTCGGGGTCGACGGCGCCCCCGTGGGTCAGGTCCTGCTGGCCCGCGACAAGGTGCTCATGAAGGGCGCGGTCGCGCGCGCAGGCCTGCGCGTGCCACGCTTTTTGCCGTTGCCCGAGCTGATTCGCCGGGAGGGCAAGGCACCATGGTCCGGGCCCACCGTGCTGAAGCCGCATAGCGGCGCGTCGAGCGTCGACGTCGTGGTGTTCGACGATCCGTCGAAGATCCATGCTGCGTGGGTCGAAAAGCGCTCCGGTGTCAGCAAGCTGGACCAGGATAGCGCAGACCCATCCCTGTTCGAGGTCGAAGAGTTCCTCGACGGCCCCATTCTGCATTTCGATGGTCTGGTGGAGCAAGGAAAGGTTCTCACCTTGTCCGCCAGTGAATACATCGGCACGTGCCTGGAATACGCACGCGGTCTTCCGATTGGCTCTTACCAAATCGAGCTGTCCGAGGATATGCGAGACTGGGTCGGACGCGCGCTGGACGCCGTCGATATTCACAACGGCAGCTTCCACCTGGAAGCCATCGTCCACCAAGGCGAGCGGGTATTCCTCGAAGTCGGCAACCGCGTCGGCGGCGCCGATGTCGTCCCCACGTTCGAGCTGGCAACGGGGATCCACCTGCCTTCGCAAGAGTTGAGGATTTTGCTCCAGGATACCGTGGAGGGCACGCTCCCTCCCCCGCCCAAGGACCGTCAGTGGTACGGATGGTTCGCCTTCCCTGGGCATCAATTGAGCGGACACCTGTTCAATGGGTTCGACGGCGCCGATGCGTTGCGCCGAAGCAGTTCCGTGGTCACCTGGAACGAGCTTCCTCTCGGGAAAGCCCTTCCCAAAGACGTCACGTACTCCGCGCACGAAGCTCCGCTCGCCGGGATGGTTGCAACGAGCAGCCCGGCGGAAACCCGCCGCTGGATCGTTCGCCTGTTCCAGTCCCTCCGAATGCGCACGGCGAGCCCGCACATCGGGCGCGGCGGCAGCGACTCGAGTGTTTCCGAGATGCCACTTGGAAGCTCATGA